Proteins from a single region of Punica granatum isolate Tunisia-2019 chromosome 8, ASM765513v2, whole genome shotgun sequence:
- the LOC116187810 gene encoding probable inactive purple acid phosphatase 28 isoform X2: MHFGNGAATRCRDVLPSEFGSCSDLNTTRFVRRLIEAERPDFIAFTGDNIFGQTSVDAAESMFRAFTPAMESKLPWAAILGNHDQESTMTREELMSFISLMDYSISEINPPAEKGIHGFGNYHLQVHGVLGSSLANSSVLNLFFLDSGDREVVNGRRTYGWIRESQLCWLQGLSQKLQDQRLDLDRKSTDSLTPALAFFHIPIPEIWDLWYKKFIGQFQEAVACSSVNSGVLRAFVSTGDIKAAFMGHDHKNDFCGNLNGIWFCYGGGSGYHGYGMAGWPRRARVIQAELEQKYREWTGVKRISTWKRLDNERLSVIDDQVLWELQ; this comes from the exons ATGCACTTCGGCAATGGGGCCGCCACTCGGTGCAGAGATGTCTTGCCGTCTGAATTCGGGTCTTGCTCGGATCTCAACACGACCCGTTTCGTTAGGCGGTTGATTGAGGCAGAAAGGCCTGATTTTATTGCCTTCACAG GGGATAACATATTTGGGCAGACCTCGGTTGATGCTGCTGAATCTATGTTCAGAGCCTTCACTCCAGCCATGGAATCGAAACTGCCGTGGGCAGCAATTTTAGGGAACCATGACCAAGAATCTACCATGACCCGCGAGGAGCTCATGTCCTTTATTTCTCTCATGGATTATTCAATCTCAGAGATCAATCCACCTGCTGAGAAAGGAATTCATGGGTTCGGGAACTATCACCTTCAGGTCCATGGGGTCCTTGGATCCAGTCTTGCGAACAGCAGTGTTCtcaatctcttcttccttgacaGCGGAGACAGGGAAGTTGTCAATGGGCGGAGGACTTATGGGTGGATTAGGGAATCACAGCTTTGTTGGCTTCAGGGTTTGTCTCAGAAACTCCAG GACCAAAGATTGGATCTTGATCGAAAGTCAACAGATAGCTTGACTCCTGCTCTCGCTTTCTTCCACATCCCAATTCCTGAAATTTGGGAtttatggtacaaaaagttcaTTGGCCAATTCCAAGAGGCAGTTGCCTGTTCCTCGGTTAACTCCGGGGTTCTACGGGCCTTTGTCTCAACGGGAGACATCAAGGCTGCCTTTATGGGCCACGATCACAAGAATGATTTTTGTGGGAACTTAAATGGGATTTGGTTCTGTTATGGTGGTGGGAGCGGATATCATGGGTATGGGATGGCAGGGTGGCCTAGAAGGGCAAGAGTGATTCAAGCGGAGCTTGAGCAGAAATATAGGGAATGGACCGGAGTGAAGAGGATAAGCACGTGGAAACGTCTCGACAATGAGAGGCTGAGCGTGATTGACGATCAAGTGCTCTGGGAATTGCAATGA
- the LOC116187810 gene encoding probable inactive purple acid phosphatase 28 isoform X1, producing MTPTDFPIKCEQSFLYLSFIFTSLYVLHCSVLQRFLLGHEQVHIKKSADLPLRFRSDGTFKILQVSDMHFGNGAATRCRDVLPSEFGSCSDLNTTRFVRRLIEAERPDFIAFTGDNIFGQTSVDAAESMFRAFTPAMESKLPWAAILGNHDQESTMTREELMSFISLMDYSISEINPPAEKGIHGFGNYHLQVHGVLGSSLANSSVLNLFFLDSGDREVVNGRRTYGWIRESQLCWLQGLSQKLQDQRLDLDRKSTDSLTPALAFFHIPIPEIWDLWYKKFIGQFQEAVACSSVNSGVLRAFVSTGDIKAAFMGHDHKNDFCGNLNGIWFCYGGGSGYHGYGMAGWPRRARVIQAELEQKYREWTGVKRISTWKRLDNERLSVIDDQVLWELQ from the exons ATGACCCCAACTGACTTTCCCATCAAATGTGAGCAATCCTTCCTCTACTTGAGCTTCATCTTCACATCTCTCTACGTTCTCCATTGCTCAGTCCTGCAGAGATTCCTGCTGGGCCACGAGCAAGTCCATATCAAGAAGTCCGCCGATCTTCCCCTCCGGTTCCGATCGGATGGCACCTTCAAGATCCTTCAG GTGTCTGATATGCACTTCGGCAATGGGGCCGCCACTCGGTGCAGAGATGTCTTGCCGTCTGAATTCGGGTCTTGCTCGGATCTCAACACGACCCGTTTCGTTAGGCGGTTGATTGAGGCAGAAAGGCCTGATTTTATTGCCTTCACAG GGGATAACATATTTGGGCAGACCTCGGTTGATGCTGCTGAATCTATGTTCAGAGCCTTCACTCCAGCCATGGAATCGAAACTGCCGTGGGCAGCAATTTTAGGGAACCATGACCAAGAATCTACCATGACCCGCGAGGAGCTCATGTCCTTTATTTCTCTCATGGATTATTCAATCTCAGAGATCAATCCACCTGCTGAGAAAGGAATTCATGGGTTCGGGAACTATCACCTTCAGGTCCATGGGGTCCTTGGATCCAGTCTTGCGAACAGCAGTGTTCtcaatctcttcttccttgacaGCGGAGACAGGGAAGTTGTCAATGGGCGGAGGACTTATGGGTGGATTAGGGAATCACAGCTTTGTTGGCTTCAGGGTTTGTCTCAGAAACTCCAG GACCAAAGATTGGATCTTGATCGAAAGTCAACAGATAGCTTGACTCCTGCTCTCGCTTTCTTCCACATCCCAATTCCTGAAATTTGGGAtttatggtacaaaaagttcaTTGGCCAATTCCAAGAGGCAGTTGCCTGTTCCTCGGTTAACTCCGGGGTTCTACGGGCCTTTGTCTCAACGGGAGACATCAAGGCTGCCTTTATGGGCCACGATCACAAGAATGATTTTTGTGGGAACTTAAATGGGATTTGGTTCTGTTATGGTGGTGGGAGCGGATATCATGGGTATGGGATGGCAGGGTGGCCTAGAAGGGCAAGAGTGATTCAAGCGGAGCTTGAGCAGAAATATAGGGAATGGACCGGAGTGAAGAGGATAAGCACGTGGAAACGTCTCGACAATGAGAGGCTGAGCGTGATTGACGATCAAGTGCTCTGGGAATTGCAATGA